One genomic segment of Acidobacteriota bacterium includes these proteins:
- a CDS encoding ester cyclase, with amino-acid sequence MRHKTPVKNLFGLVIALGVVGIAIGCCPSTQAPEVEIPPMDPYLAIWNNGDLGLVDELYAPDFVWHVVDIGEDVVGTAAFKELVTDFRTAFPDFHVTFDEVLVAGDKTVIRWTMTGTNTGPLQGLPPSGQPVQLQGVAISRAVDGKTTEVWQYYNQLSMFQQMGYTLTPASAEETTEE; translated from the coding sequence ATGCGTCACAAGACACCCGTGAAGAATCTGTTTGGCCTGGTGATCGCGCTCGGAGTGGTGGGGATAGCAATCGGCTGCTGTCCAAGCACCCAAGCGCCGGAGGTGGAGATCCCTCCGATGGATCCCTACCTGGCAATCTGGAACAACGGCGACCTCGGCCTGGTGGACGAGTTGTACGCCCCGGACTTCGTCTGGCACGTTGTCGATATCGGTGAGGATGTCGTCGGCACGGCTGCCTTCAAGGAGCTCGTGACTGACTTCCGTACCGCGTTTCCGGATTTCCACGTCACCTTCGACGAGGTCCTCGTGGCCGGAGACAAGACCGTGATCCGGTGGACGATGACCGGAACCAACACCGGCCCACTCCAGGGTCTACCGCCCAGCGGTCAGCCGGTCCAGCTCCAGGGGGTCGCGATCTCACGCGCGGTCGACGGGAAAACGACCGAGGTCTGGCAGTACTACAACCAGCTGTCCATGTTCCAGCAGATGGGCTATACACTGACTCCGGCTTCCGCGGAGGAGACTACCGAAGAGTAG